In the Epinephelus lanceolatus isolate andai-2023 chromosome 6, ASM4190304v1, whole genome shotgun sequence genome, one interval contains:
- the kif14 gene encoding kinesin-like protein KIF14 codes for MSLFSVQARKHTTYYDHLMTTSRTPGRERLAERKATDTTISKSEITSGESACEDSRLSDKSRQVNRTYIVSALSKSGSGQQTSYRGRLTLQRRSRRKTGSETAEKTMVESSQNTTPAPEKRLTLQRRTRTPSMDKSTHVQGGVSSTGLQPTPKILSEPNGRTPGVLRSTSLRETAASVETHGRPAHCKTPSSTTKLEDQARIFKTPTRTTQFQKIATKREVFERLAGKDAPKPVAVKSASLERPKSRAQQVEDAKPVPAPRGSKAASAGVHKPNSTLHVRKTSNSSQRVDVTQTRTSTPAPAPGPGPGPAPTEQLLSRHSQALEQQDSLKMENSAVTVAVRVRPFNAREKAEKALQVIFMNGQETNVQHPDSKQSYSFTYDFSFCSVDECDPAFASQQTVYETLAKPLLLRAFEGFNTCLFAYGQTGSGKSYTMMGFGEEEGVIPRFCQELFSRMASMKNEEVKCHVEMSYFEVYNEKIHDLLVTRDEPNQRRMPLRVREHPVHGPYVADLSANIVSSYNDIEGWLELGNKQRATAATGMNDKSSRSHSVFTLVMTQTQTEFVEGEEHDHSITSRINLVDLAGSERCNSAQTSGERLREGASINKSLLTLGKVISALSEQALSRKKVFIPYRESVLTWLLKESLGGNSKTAMIATLSPAGSNVEESLSTLRYAQQARTIINVAKVNEDTSAKLIRELKAEVEKLRAAQMSSQGVQPERVRLFQQEIAGLRNRLCQQEREMAEANRAWREKLEQAEVRKREETKELQKAGVTFKVDNRLPNLVNLNEDPQLSEMLLYMIKEGRTTVGKLKSGSRHDIQLTGALIADQHCVITNVQDTVSITPMDNAKTFVNGNLISESTVLHHGDRVILGGDHYFRFNHPAEVQSGKRVSCWTGAGDGHKDFEFAKNELLAAQRAQLEAEIEEAHLKAKEEMIQGIQMAKEVAQKELSDQKALYEKKIRALEKELTEETKRKRQQELDQQRVASQMAELKMAKQELEQEVDTHKKRIRLHMEAQVMEEHRVCQAKIVDALEAEKRKISKELEEMQKKRAFREHCTLQHVSPQWDAMKLSLMIEEANKISAKLKKHTVFSRHESSEDEIQKQGGPLQVRVQNTKLGISTFWSLDKFQNNIAAMRELDQGDSTSKDDDVFYDPDDEWEQDISASSASTSSSSRRRSRSFLKSRRISGRLYEIRVHPIQSLHNGSSQSAGLMGGAKLPSTHSGSLDSAMLGICKELLGQSVARLRGCGGAEESMADRLASDLHLLYVAVQTIADQYDSLGDDSQENVFACSLVAKTQLIKATTIIESAVFATMQLFASVKPSSGRLYSIAEELKTQVKKMGGFFQLLIQGCESEITSMVTDARRKSSQCLDAALLALGHLAAVTGMPLNAMGLRAQATGKQSVVTCLLKGTNKGVSALLEESLTITREMLRDAQLAYPRNPLLQSLKSKTLDLACALQNYMHCHITERETDPKEVEEGEEEASASHLQRLRTAATKLFQLNQAIRQLHSSLSTALRAKDRDSNLSSSRELISSSAKAVGELITGLSKDGALTLSLQLPVLQSVLTARDELHSALQSLSSWRSQEAGESRSSGASDKSTEDETSSKETHNAVRNRVVSKLVVCPLPAGVSATGSLHWV; via the exons ATGTCGTTATTCAGTGTACAAGCGAGGAAGCACACAACTTATTATGACCATCTCATGACCACATCCAGGACACCGGGCAGAGAGCGCCTGGCAGAGCGAAAAGCGACGGACACAACGATAAGCAAAAGTGAGATAACATCCGGAGAGTCTGCGTGTGAAGACAGCAGGTTATCTGATAAAAGCCGACAGGTAAACAGGACTTACATCGTCTCTGCGCTGTCAAAAAGTGGCAGCGGGCAGCAGACTTCTTACCGTGGCCGACTCACACTGCAGAGGCGGTCAAGGAGGAAGACCGGGTCTGAAACAGCGGAGAAAACCATGGTGGAAAGCAGCCAGAACACCACACCAGCTCCGGAGAAGAGGCTGACCCTGCAGCGCAGAACAAGGACTCCCTCAATGGATAAAAGCACACATGTGCAGGGTGGGGTTAGCAGCACCGGCCTGCAGCCAACACCGAAAATACTCAGTGAACCAAACGGTAGGACACCTGGTGTATTGAGATCTACGAGTTTAAGAGAGACTGCTGCCTCTGTGGAAACCCATGGGAGACCTGCGCACTGCAAAACGCCCTCCTCCACCACAAAGCTAGAAGACCAGGCTCGGATCTTTAAAACCCCCACCAGGACGACACAGTTTCAGAAAATCGCCACGAAGAGAGAAGTGTTCGAGAGACTGGCAGGAAAAGATGCACCTAAACCAGTGGCGGTTAAATCTGCAAGTCTAGAGAGGCCCAAATCCCGAGCACAGCAAGTGGAAGACGCAAAACCTGTCCCAGCTCCTCGGGGCAGCAAGGCGGCGTCTGCAGGTGTGCACAAGCCAAACAGCACGCTGCACGTGAGGAAGACATCCAACTCAAGTCAGAGGGTAGACGTGACCCAAACCAGGACCTCcactcctgctcctgctccaggtccaggtccaggtccagcaCCTACCGAGCAGCTCCTGTCTCGTCACAGCCAGGCCCTGGAGCAGCAGGACTCACTGAAGATGGAGAACAGTGCAGTGACTGTTGCAGTCCGTGTACGCCCTTTCAATGCCAG GGAGAAGGCAGAGAAAGCATTACAGGTAATCTTTATGAACGGTCAGGAGACCAATGTCCAGCATCCCGACTCCAAACAGAGCTACTCCTTCACCTATGACTTCTCCTTCTGCTCGGTGGATGAGTGTGACCCAGCATTCGCCAGCCAGCAGACAGTGTACGAAACACTGGCCAAACCTCTGCTGCTGAGGGCCTTCGAAGGATTCAACACCTGCCTGTTTGCTTACGGTCAAACAGGCTCCGGGAAGTCCTACAC GATGATGGGctttggagaggaggaaggggtAATCCCACGATTCTGCCAGGAGCTTTTTTCTAGGATGGCGTCCATGAAGAATGAAGAG GTCAAATGCCATGTAGAGATGAGCTATTTTGAAGTGTACAATGAGAAGATCCACGACCTGCTGGTTACCAGAGATGAGCCAAACCAGAGGCGGATGCCT ctgAGAGTGAGGGAACATCCAGTCCACGGTCCCTATGTTGCTGACCTCTCTGC GAATATTGTAAGCTCCTACAATGACATTGAG GGCTGGCTGGAGCTGGGCAACAAGCAGAGAGCCACGGCAGCTACAGGAATGAACGACAAGAGCTCCAGATCTCACTCCGTCTTCACCCTGGTTATGACGCAGACTCAG ACTGAGTTTGTAGAGGGTGAGGAGCATGACCACAGTATCACCAGCAGGATCAACCTGGTGGACCTGGCAGGCAGCGAACGCTGTAACTCGGCGCAGACAAGTGGAGAGCGACTcagg GAGGGTGCGAGCATCAACAAATCCCTGCTTACCCTTGGAAAGGTCATCTCTGCCCTGTCAGAACAGGCACTGAGCAGAAAGAAGGTCTTCATACCGTACAGAGAGTCCGTCCTGACATG GCTGCTGAAGGAGAGCCTCGGCGGGAACTCTAAGACGGCCATGATCGCCACACTGAGCCCAGCCGGCAGCAACGTGGAGGAAAGCCTAAGCACTCTGCGCTACGCCCAGCAGGCCCGCACTATCATTAACGTGGCTAAAGTCAATGAGGACACCAGCGCCAAGCTCATCAGAG AGCTGAAGGCGGAGGTGGAGAAGCTGCGAGCAGCCCAGATGAGCTCCCAGGGCGTCCAACCAGAGAGGGTCAGGCTGTTCCAGCAGGAGATTGCTGGCCTGAGGAACAGACTCTGCcagcaagagagagaaatggcAGAGGCCAACCG GGCATGGAGAGAGAAACTGGAGCAAGCTGAAGTCCGTAAACGTGAAGAGACCAAAGAGTTGCAG aAAGCTGGCGTGACTTTCAAAGTGGACAACCGTCTTCCCAACCTGGTGAATCTGAACGAGGATCCTCAGCTGTCTGAGATGCTTCTCTACATGATCAAAGAGGGTCGAACCACAGTGGGCAAGCTCAAGTCTGGGTCCAGGCATGACATCCAGCTGACAGGAGCCCTTATCGCTGACCAGCACTG TGTTATAACAAATGTCCAGGACACTGTCAGCATCACTCCCATGGACAACGCCAAGACCTTTGTTAATGGAAACCTCATATCTGAATCCACTGTCCTGCATCAT GGTGACAGGGTGATTCTCGGTGGAGACCACTACTTCCGCTTCAATCATCCAGCGGAGGTGCAGTCTGGGAAGCGGGTGTCATGCTGGACAGGCGCAGGCGATGGCCACAAAGATTTTGAATTTGCCAAAAATGAGCTCCTCGCGGCTCAAAGAGCTCA GCTGGAGGCAGAAATTGAAGAGGCTCATTTGAAGGCAAAAGAGGAGATGATACAGGGGATTCAAATGGCAAAAGAGGTGGCTCAGAAAGAGCTGTCTGACCAGAAGGCGCTTTACGAGAAGAAGATCCGAGCCCTGGAGAAAGAGCTG ACTGAGGAGACTAAGCGGAAGCGTCAGCAGGAGTTGGACCAGCAGAGGGTGGCCAGCCAGATGGCAGAGCTGAAAATGGCCAAGCAGGAGCTGGAGCAGGAAGTGGACACACACAAGAAGCGCATCCGCCTGCACATGGAGGCCCAG GTGATGGAGGAACACCGTGTGTGTCAAGCGAAGATTGTTGACGCCCTGGAGGCGGAGAAGAGGAAGATCAGCAAAGAGCTCGAGGAGATGCAGAAGAAAAGAGCCTTTAGGGAACACTGTACGCTCCAACATG TGTCTCCACAATGGGACGCCATGAAGTTGTCCCTGATGATCGAGGAAGCCAATAAGATCAGCGCTAAACTGAAGAAACACACAGTCTTCAGCAG ACATGAGAGCTCTGAAGATGAGATCCAGAAGCAGGGCGGTCCGCTGCAGGTGCGAGTTCAAAACACAAAGCTGGGGATCTCCACTTTCTGGAGTCTGGACAAGTTCCAAAACAATATCGCTGCCATGAGGGAACTCGATCAG GGGGATTCCACCTCTAAAGATGACGATGTGTTTTATGACCCCGATGATGAGTGGGAGCAAGATATATCGGCCTCCTCTgcttccacctcctcctcctcacgcCGGAG GAGCCGGAGCTTCTTGAAAAGCAGGAGAATCTCAGGTCGTCTCTATGAGATCCGGGTACATCCGATTCAGAGCCTCCACAATGGCTCCTCGCAGTCTGCTG GGTTGATGGGTGGGGCCAAACTGCCCTCCACCCACTCCGGCAGCCTAGACTCTGCCATGCTTGGCATCTGCAAGGAGCTGTTGGGCCAGTCCGTGGCCCGTCTGCGTGGTTGTGGTGGAGCTGAGGAAAGCATGGCGGACAGGTTGGCCTCTGATCTGCACTTACTGTATGTGGCGGTCCAAACCATAGCTGACCAGTATGACAGCTTGGGTGATGACAGCCAGGAGAATG TGTTTGCGTGTAGCTTGGTCGCCAAGACTCAGCTGATCAAGGCCACCACAATCATAGAGAGTGCAGTGTTTGCTACCATGCAGTTGTTTGCCAGTGTTAAACCCTCCTCCGGCCGGCTCTACTCCATCGCTGAAGAACTCAAGACCCAAGTCAAGAAGATGGGAGGATTCTTCCAGCTGCTCATTCAG GGTTGCGAATCTGAGATCACTTCAATGGTAACGGATGCACGGAGGAAGAGCAGTCAGTGCCTGGATGCAGCACTGCTTGCACTGGGCCACCTGGCGGCGGTGACAGGCATGCCGCTGAATGCTATGGGGCTGCGTGCCCAGGCCACAGGCAAG CAATCAGTTGTCACGTGTCTGCTGAAGGGGACCAATAAGGGCGTCAGCGCTCTCCTGGAGGAGAGCCTCACCATCACCAGAGAGATGCTGAGAGATGCTCAGCTGGCCTACCCCAGGAACCCA ctgctgcagagcctAAAATCCAAGACGCTTGACTTAGCCTGTGCTCTGCAGAACTACATGCATTGCCACATCACA gagagagagactgaccctaaggaggtggaggaaggggaggaggaggcctCGGCTTCCCATCTGCAGAGACTGAGGACTGCAGCAACCAAGCTGTTCCAGCTGAACCAGGCCATCAGACAGCTGCATTCCTCCCTGTCTACCGCTCTGCGAG